A section of the Hevea brasiliensis isolate MT/VB/25A 57/8 chromosome 17, ASM3005281v1, whole genome shotgun sequence genome encodes:
- the LOC110639090 gene encoding ADP,ATP carrier protein 1, mitochondrial — translation MADRHQYPSVVQKVANQVYLSSSLPHDVQCRYGGFQRPVLHQRQFAYGNYYNAGFQYPKTQACQVSPGLSLVASTSPLLVQAPSEKGFAGFAMDFLMGGVSAAVSKTAAAPIERVKLLIQNQDEMIKAGRLSEPYKGIGDCFSRTMKDEGIMSLWRGNTANVIRYFPTQALNFAFKDYFKRLFNFRKDRDGYWKWFAGNLASGGAAGASSLLFVYSLDYARTRLANDAKAAKKGGERQFNGLIDVYRKTMQSDGIAGLYRGFNISCVGIIVYRGLYFGMYDSLKPVILTGKLQDSFFASFALGWVITNGAGLASYPIDTVRRRMMMTSGEAVKYKSSLDAFSQILKNEGAKSLFKGAGANILRAIAGAGVLAGYDKLQVIVFGKKYGSGGA, via the exons ATGGCTGATAGACACCAGTATCCATCTGTTGTGCAAAAGGTGGCTAACCAGGTCTATCTCAGTTCCAGCCTACCCCATGATGTTCAATGCCGGTATGGGGGCTTTCAAAGGCCTGTTCTACATCAGAGGCAGTTTGCATATGGAAATTACTATAATGCAGGATTTCAATACCCTAAGACACAGGCATGCCAAGTCTCCCCAGGCCTGTCATTGGTTGCATCAACCTCACCACTGCTTGTCCAAGCCCCATCAGAGAAAGGTTTTGCTGGTTTTGCTATGGATTTTCTTATGGGTGGAGTTTCTGCAGCTGTGTCCAAAACTGCTGCAGCTCCTATTGAGCGTGTGAAGCTCTTGATCCAAAACCAAGATGAGATGATCAAGGCTGGTCGACTCTCTGAACCCTATAAGGGAATTGGAGATTGTTTCAGCAGAACAATGAAAGATGAGGGAATTATGTCATTGTGGAGAGGGAATACAGCCAATGTCATCCGATATTTCCCCACTCAG GCATTGAACTTCGCATTCAAAGATTACTTTAAGAGGCTCTTCAACTTTAGGAAGGACCGTGATGGCTACTGGAAGTGGTTCGCTGGTAACTTGGCATCTGGTGGAGCTGCTGGTGCCTCTTCCCTGCTCTTTGTCTACTCTTTGGATTATGCTAGAACCCGGCTGGCAAATGATGCTAAAGCTGCAAAGAAGGGAGGGGAGAGGCAATTCAATGGTTTGATTGATGTGTACAGAAAGACTATGCAATCAGATGGTATTGCAGGTCTTTACCGTGGATTTAACATTTCATGCGTTGGCATCATTGTATACCGTGGTCTGTATTTTGGAATGTATGATTCTTTGAAGCCAGTAATCCTGACGGGAAAGCTACAG GATAGTTTCTTTGCTAGCTTTGCCCTCGGTTGGGTTATCACCAATGGTGCTGGTCTTGCCTCATATCCTATTGACACTGTCCGCAGAAGAATGATGATGACATCAGGTGAAGCTGTCAAGTACAAGAGCTCACTCGATGCATTCTCTCAAATCCTTAAGAATGAAGGGGCCAAATCACTTTTCAAGGGTGCTGGTGCAAACATCCTCCGCGCAATTGCTGGTGCTGGTGTTCTTGCTGGATACGACAAGCTTCAGGTGATTGTGTTTGGAAAGAAGTATGGTTCTGGCGGTGCCTAA